Genomic window (Thermococcus sp.):
AAGGAGAAAAAACCTGATTTGTGCAAATTGCCTCCTGTGATTGTGGCACTACTGTTATAGAGGGTGTCCAAAATCAAGGTCAAAACCCTAACCAAACAAATCATCTTACTGGCCGAGGAACTCGGCTTAAGGGCGGTTTCCGAGTACAGAACGCCCGACGGCACGCGGATAGACGTGGCAGTTCTTAACGGGGATAAAAAGCTCGTTGCGATTGAACTTGAGGCCTCTTTCAAGTGGTTTCCCCAGAGGCTGCTCTACGATGTTGTCAAAGCCCACAGGGCAGGTTTTCCGGAGCTTTGGATTGTAACTCCCTTCAGAAACGCCAAACCCGGCTGGGTTCTCAACTACGCTGAGGAAATCGGAATGCACCTCCGGTTCATGTCCCCCGGAGATGTGGAAAAAGAAATGACCGGGATCACTTCTTCTCCTTGCGGTACTTGATGTAGACCGTGTCCTCAGCGTGCCATATCGGCGCCTTGTCGCCCCTTACGATGATCTTAGCCTCTCCGTTTTCGTAGACAAGCTTTCTTATCAGTTCAGGTGGAAGCTGGAATTGGACGTAGACCTCAGTCGGAACGGTATCTTTGTTAACGGTAACCTGAAACTCGTTCGTTCCGTGGTACTCTTTGTTACCGTAGCGTATCAGGTAAGTGGTGCCCTTGGGAAACTCCATCCTCAGATTAAAGGAGTTAACGCGTGGTTCTATGTGCATGGCGAAGAGCCCAAACCCATCCTTGGTTACAAACGTCACGCTCTGGTTGTTTATGTAGAAGACTTCTTTGTAGCTGATGCTCGCTGGAGGAAGCTGCGCCGTTGCCAAGGCGTAGGCCGAGAGGGCTATGGTGATTATTGCCATTATCGCGAGGGCCTTGTTCATATAGAATCACCGGGTTATATACGCTCCAACGGTTATTAACGCTTTTGTGTAGGTATTTACAATCAAAAAATGGAAGGTAGTTACAGCCCGGTTGGCTCGTCTATGAAGAAGACGTCAAGGCCAAAGCGCTCCTTCAAGAGTCCCATAAGGGCCTTAACCCCAAGCGTCTCCGTCTTGTAGTGCCCGGCAACGAGGACACTCTGAGGAAGGTCTATCGCCGTCAGGTAGTCAGCGTGCCCGAACTCCCCTGTTATCAGGAGGTCGATGCCCTTCTTCCAGGCCTCTTCTAGGGCGAACGCCCCCTCCCCGCTGACGGCCCCTACGGTCTTTATCTCGCGTTTTCCGAACTCGTAGGTTTTTACCGTTGCGTCGAGCTTCTCGGCTATTATCTGAGCGACTTTCTCAATCGGTTCTGGCCTTTCAAACTCACCCCAGTAGCCTATCGACAGCCCCCTGTACTCTCCAAATGGTCCCTTCGGCTCTAAACCGAGGAGTTTCAGAAGTTCAACGTTGTTCCCGACCTCCGGATGGACATCGAGAGGCAAATGAGCTGCGTAGAGGTTCAGACCGCTCTCCAGGAGGGCTTTAAGGCGCTTGTAGTGCACCCCCGTGATGTAGTTCAAACCGCCCCATATCATGCCGTGGTGGACGATCATCATGTCGGCGCCGGCTTTTGCGGCGCGTTCGATGGTTTTCAGCGTCGTATCTACTGCAAAGGCAACACGCTCGACTTCGGGCTTCCCTTCCACCTGGAGGCCGTTGCTCGATTTGTCAGGGTAGGCCGGCACATTTAAGTATTCATCGAGGAAAGAGACAAGTTCATCGCGGTTCATTTTTCACCCTCCATTATGCTTTTGATTTTATTCCCATCGAGGGCTATAACGTTTTCCGGGATGTTCTTGAGCTTTCTCGCGATGATGAGGTAATACGCCTCGCCCGTCCAGCCCGTTAGTTCTGCCTTCTTCTTCAGCTCTTTAAGAAGTTTCTCCCCGTCCTGTGCCCTCTTCCTCCACTTGCACTCCCCGAAGAGTGCCCGTTTTCTTTCGGTGTCGAGGGCCACAATGTCGACTTCGTAGACCCTCCTGTTCCCATCCTCTCGGTAGTGGCCCCAGTGTCTTCCCACAACCATCGGCTTAAAGGGGAGGTAATCCCCAGCAAGCCTCAGGATTCCCCTACAGGTGAAGTCGAACCTCTTTCCAACGTAGTCTGGGAGGTTGCCCTTAACGTCCTTCCAGAGCCTTTCTCTCTCGGCCTCGTACTCGCTCATCTTCGGGTGCACGAAGCGGAACCAGAAGTTCAGGAACGGATGTCGAATGTAGAGGACGTCTCTTTTTCCCAAAACCGCCCTGTCGTAGTCAACCAGCTTGAAGTAGTTCACGAGTTCGTGGAGCTGTCTCGTTATCGAGGTTTCCTTTCTGTTCAGGTACCCAGCTATCTCGCCCGGTGAAGTTGCCCCATTGGCTATGGCTTCGAGGATGTCGTAATAGACACCGGAGCGCTTTCCAAACTCGAGGGATAGTATTCTGGGCACTTCCTCCTCCAACGGGGCTGAATAGGAGAAGACCAGCTCCTCGATGATTTTCTCGGCGCTTTCACCTTCCAGCCCCTCGTCCTCAATCGCCACCCAGTACCGGGGAAAACCTCCAAGAACGGAATGGAGAACGATAAAATCATCAATGCCTCCAATTCCAAGCTCTTTTGCCATCCCGTAGCTTCCCCTAACGTCGAGAGGCTGAAGGTTTAGCTCCCTCTTTATTCTCCCGTAAAGCGGCTCCTTTGAATCCCTGAACAGCTTCTCCATCATTCCAATCGTTGATCCCGTAAACACCATCAGAAGATTTTTTCTGTCCTCCCCATCATCTATAAACCGCTGGAGGGTCGGATAAACGGCCGGCTCAACGAATCTGAAGTCCTGGAACTCGTCGAAGGTAACTACCCCTTCAAAGCGCTCAAACAGGACTTCAAAGAAATCATCCCATCTCTTTAGCTCTTCCATTTTTCCAAGCACCCCCCTCTCCTTTAGTATCCCGGAATACTCCCTCAAAAGGGCGGTGGAGCTTTTCCCGCGGTTGACGAAGAAGTAGAGGCCATTCCCACTCAAAAACTCCCTTATAAGCCTCGTCTTACCCACCCGCCTCAATCCGTATATTGCCATGGTGTAGAGCTTTCTCTTCGAGCGTTCGCGTGCCTTTTCAAGTACTTTCAGTTCCCACTCCCGGTTTATGAAACGCATTTTATTCACCAACTGAATTATTCACTAAGTGAATATAAACTTTGCCCTTCGGCAAACCCTTTTAAAACCGCCCCCCAATCTGGGGCGGGAGTGGGGAACATGAACGGAGAGAGCTTTGAGAAGGCGGTAGAGGAGATAGCAGGGGCGGTTCTTTCCGGCGAGATAAAGAGTAGAGAAGAGCTTAACCGCTACAAGATAGTTGTGTCGCGTAAGTATCACCTCTCAAAGATTCCGGGCAACTCGGATATCCTGAAGGCGATTCCAGAGGGGGAGCGCGAGCGCTTTAGAGATCTGCTCAGGAGAAAGCCCACCAGAACCATAAGCGGCGTTGCCGTCGTTGCTATGATGACAAAGCCATTTCCATGCCCCCATGGAAGGTGCATCTACTGC
Coding sequences:
- a CDS encoding Nif3-like dinuclear metal center hexameric protein → MNRDELVSFLDEYLNVPAYPDKSSNGLQVEGKPEVERVAFAVDTTLKTIERAAKAGADMMIVHHGMIWGGLNYITGVHYKRLKALLESGLNLYAAHLPLDVHPEVGNNVELLKLLGLEPKGPFGEYRGLSIGYWGEFERPEPIEKVAQIIAEKLDATVKTYEFGKREIKTVGAVSGEGAFALEEAWKKGIDLLITGEFGHADYLTAIDLPQSVLVAGHYKTETLGVKALMGLLKERFGLDVFFIDEPTGL
- a CDS encoding ATP-binding protein gives rise to the protein MRFINREWELKVLEKARERSKRKLYTMAIYGLRRVGKTRLIREFLSGNGLYFFVNRGKSSTALLREYSGILKERGVLGKMEELKRWDDFFEVLFERFEGVVTFDEFQDFRFVEPAVYPTLQRFIDDGEDRKNLLMVFTGSTIGMMEKLFRDSKEPLYGRIKRELNLQPLDVRGSYGMAKELGIGGIDDFIVLHSVLGGFPRYWVAIEDEGLEGESAEKIIEELVFSYSAPLEEEVPRILSLEFGKRSGVYYDILEAIANGATSPGEIAGYLNRKETSITRQLHELVNYFKLVDYDRAVLGKRDVLYIRHPFLNFWFRFVHPKMSEYEAERERLWKDVKGNLPDYVGKRFDFTCRGILRLAGDYLPFKPMVVGRHWGHYREDGNRRVYEVDIVALDTERKRALFGECKWRKRAQDGEKLLKELKKKAELTGWTGEAYYLIIARKLKNIPENVIALDGNKIKSIMEGEK